AGAAAATCTAATCAACTTGGTAGGACTTGTGATGAACTATAACCTGATCACAGGTATTGTTCCTTCATATTTTGGCAAGTTTCAGAAATTACAGATTTTAGATTTCTTCGGAAATAGATTGTCGGGTCAGATTCCAACCTCCTTGTCGAACCTAACAAGATTAACTATGCTCTACTTATCAAGAAACCTATTTGAAGGAACCATCCCTTCCGGTATCGGAAATTTGGAAAACCTAATTGTTTTAGCTATTGCCCACAATAACCTTATTGGAACCATACCCCATGAAATCCTAGGCCTTACTTCTTTATCACAGGCAATAGATTTATCTCACAACTCGTTAACAGGCAACCTACCACCGGAGATAGGAAAGCTAATTAGCCTGACAGCATTTTTTGTCTCTGGAAACAATCTTTCAGGTGAAATTCCTAGAGAGATTGGAAATTGCTTGAGCCTGGAATTTCTTGAAATGCAAGATAATGCATTCCAAGGAACCCTTCCGTCCTCATTGACGTCCTTGAAAAGTCTTCAATATCTAGATCTTTCAGGAAATAACTTGACTGGACGAATCCCTGAAGGTCTGCAGGACATGGAATACTTAATTCATCTGAATCTTTCTTACAATAATCTCGAGGGCGAACTACCAACCGAAGGAATCTTCAGAAATGCGAGTGCGATATTGTTAACTGGAAACAATAAACTCTGTGGTGGTATTCCAGAGCTCAACTTGTCAAAATGTCCGAAAAAGGTGTTGAAAAAAGGGAAGTCTCTCAATCTTAAGCTAGCAATCATAATTCCATGTGTATCTATATGTGTAATTTTTATCTTAGCCTTTTTTCTTATGCACCGTAAAAGAAAATTCGATAAGgattcatcttcttcatccttAATGATGAATCACATTCTTCCAAAGATATCTTACAGAGACCTGTATAAGGCCACAAATGGGTTCTCCTCTGATAATTTAATTGGGTCTGGCGGTTTCGGCTATGTGTACAAAGGATTGCTAGATgaagttgaaggaccagttgcTGTTAAAGTCCTTAAGCTTGAACAAAAGGGTGCTTCCAAGAGCTTTATTGCTGAATGCAAAGTGTTGTTAAATATCAGGCACAGGAATCTTGTCAAAATGTTGACATTTTGCTCTAGCATCGACGAAAAACTTAACGAATTCAAAGCCTTAGTATTTGAATTCATGGTAAATGGGAGCTTAGAGATGTGGTTGCATTCTGACAGCAGCAGAGGTAATCAAGCAAGCTTTCTTCAGAGACTAGATATTGCAATTGATATTGCATCTGCATTGCACTATCTTCATGACCTTTGCGAAAGACCAATCATTCATTGTGACTTGAAGCCGAGCAATGTTCTTCTAGATGATCATATGGTTGCTCATGTATGCGATTTCGGTCAAGCAACGTTTCTATCACCTTCCAACGAATCATCTCAAAGTCGATCCGTGACAACTGGAATCAAAGGAACAGTCGGTTATGCTGCGCCAGGTATCAATTTATTCCTTTTTGTCTATTAGGCCATTCTATCTATATTGATCGGATACTCGTCAAAGTCTTAAATTTTAGCTTTTTATTTCCGTATCTGAAAATACTTTTGagatttaaaactttatattgATAAGGTTTTTTATCCATCAACACGGTCCGATTGGCTTGGAATCAGGGGTGGACCGGTTCTGGGCCAGTTCCACATTTTCTAAAACCGCAAACTGCAGATTCCAAACTGGGCagttttaaaaaactaaatagtATGCTTATCACAATCGGATATTTGTAAAACTAAAATGTATAAGCATCATTTCGAACCGGCTATAACCAGAATAGTGAACTAAAACCGGCACGAAACTGTCCCCTTCCACTTATGTTGGAACTGTGAACCGGTGGTTCCCAAACATAACCACCAGTTCACGAAACGTGGCAAGGGCTAACCTAATTCTTGTAAAGAAAATGTATATCAGTTGTTTCCCATTTCCCAATTAGTGTTTCTGTTTCAGGGCAACATAAATTGCTGTTATTGATCTAACACAATGATATGTTCATTTATATAAATTGCAGAGTATGGAATGGGATGTCCAGCGTCCAAAGAAGGGGATGTATATAGCTATGGAATTCTCCTTCTAGAGTTGTTTTCCAGAAGAAGACCAACCGATGAAATGTTCGAAGATGGTTTCGACTTGAGAGAATTCGTGAAGGCGGCATTGCCTCAACAACTAATGCAAAATGTAGATCATAGACTACTTGCATTAGAAATGGATCAAAGTAATGCAGTAACATCAACTGATCAGAATATAATTGGGGAATGTGAATatacaaaaatagaaaattttgtACTTTCAATTCTCGTAATTGGTCTTAACTGTTCATCAAGATCACCCAGAGACAGAATGAGCGCAAAAGATGTCATTGGACAATTACATTTGATCAAGAATGCTTTTCTTGATGGAAGTCCAGCATAAATGAGCCGTAATTGGTGAACTGTTGAGGAAAATATTTGGTGTTAATTTTGGAAATTGCCAATTAGCTTTTTATTAATCAAACAAAATCTCTAAACAAGAGAAAATTGAGATTTTTACAGCGATTATTAGATTGTAGCAAGTTGCACCTTAAACGAATAAAATAATTACAGATTATGATCAGAACTACACATCTTCCCATCATTTCTGTTCTGTTAAACTTACAAGGTGACATGAAGAGCTTTCGTCAGACTTGCAAAATAACTGCGTAATAATGACTGCTCCTTTCCGATGATTCTGTTTTCGGTCTCTGATATTCTCTGTTCTTAGCTAACTGAAGCACATATTGACTGTTGATTGTACAGCTTACTTACCCCATTCGAGAACTGCTTGTTTCTTCTCCGCCTTGTCACAACAGTAAATCCTTCACCATCACCGTTATTCTTGCTATTTACATCTAATGTTTTTGATTCTTCATCACCATCAACCTGAGTAGCAGGGTTTGTTTTTCCTTCATTCCCATAGAGGATTTTAATAATCGCACTGTCATTTGCAATTGCATCTGAAGAACTTCCGGAACTGACACGCTTCTTCTCATTGGGTACAGGCTCACTTCCAGCATCAACATTATTCTTAACTGAGTTCACAATGAAGCTCAGAAGTATCTGCCTAGCAAGTTCTGCCTTCTCCGACTCGGAGCTCGTCTTTCTCGAGCTACTGACTTTGACTTCGTGGTTATTTTCCTTATCCAATTTCTCCTCTTCTGACTTGCTTGCTTCCGACGAATCGTTTGATTCATAAGAAATATCTGTACCTCTACTTCCAAAATTTGCTTGCCAAGCTTTCCGAGGTACAAATTCTGGTGCGTGTGGATTCATGCTTCTAGGAGGCATTGTCATGGGAGTTGTGTACTTGAGCAAACCTTGTTTCATGCGGTATGATCTTGTTGTTCTATAATACAGTGGAGATCTTGGTCCACAAGGAACTCTAGCGGCAAGCGGAGGTGCCACTGTCTCTGAAAGCATACCTTGACTAGCTCTAACATCATAAATGCTCATGGCAGCTGAATTTACTGGGCGAACCAAGGATAGTGCTCCTGGATTGAATGGTTCAGCTGAAGCAGAGAGCTTGCTGCCATTTTTTTCACTGAAGTTTTCCTGATGAGAAGAACTAGAAGTCTCATCAATTTCAGAGCTTGAATTCTCTGATTGCGTCCCACCATCATAATTTCCATCTGTGTCGGCATCATCCTGTATGTTATCAATAACTGAAATTATTTTGGTTTCCTCTTCATTCACCATCTCATGCTGGATGCTGCATGTCTGGGCTTCGGGTTTTTTCTGGTTTGACTCATCTACCATGTCCAATAATGGTTTCAAAATGGTACCTGGTGGCGCCACAGCTACTTCTTTATAAGATATTGATTTAGAAGCCATAGCAGTGAGATTTGCTGGAGAAGATGACGGTTTAGGCACACAAGCTTTCTGCTGTAACTTATTTGAATCCTCCCCGACGCTTGGACCATGTGTTTTCGGTTGCTTTGATGGTATCAACTGGGTAGTAGAGGTTCTGGGAATTGCTTTTTTTGCTGATGAAATGATTTCCCTTCTATAGTTGCTTTCTCTGGAATTTGAGTACTCAGATCGATTTACATTTAACTTCTCAAGAGCTGGTCGCCTACGACCAGATTTCCTGCCGCCAGTGTTCCCCAATCGCcctcttggatttgcttcttgcCATCCTTCTTCTGTTGTTGATTCTTCAACTACTTCACTAGTAACTTTAGCACTGTATGCAGGAACATTAACTTTTTTCTCTGATTCTTCAAGTTGAACTACATCCAAGACCTTTTTCTCTGATTCTTCAAGTTGAACTGTATCTAACTTTGCTTCTTCAGCATTGCCTCCGGCCAAAGACATTGCATTTTCTGACCCATTGAGGACCGTGGTATCTTCCACTATTTCATCCTGATGCCCTTTTTCACTATTTTGCAGCACCTGTCAAAATATTAAAGATGGTAAGTGGCTGTTTGCTTTCTTCAAGGAGATATATTAAATCAATGTCAGCAAGAAGAGAATGCTAATTCAGTGGATAGACTGTTTAAACAACAAAATTCTGGACTTATCCAAGATGCATTTCTAATATTCAAAAAAGCACAAAGTTCATGACTTCCAGTTCCAGAAAATAAACTGATTAATGGAACTGTAATCGaatgacaaataaaaaatgCCAATCTGATTATTTTCCCTCCTTTTTTCCTTCATAGGCAAAGCAAGATGAAGCTGATGTTACTAGGAAATACCTTGTATAGAAAGCTAATTGCAAACAAGTCTTGATGAAAAAGCTGAACTTAACTAGCCCATCATGAATTAGCAGGATAAAAGATTAGAAACAATCCCCAGATATTGACCTTAAATTCCAAGCTAGCCTTAGCTAGCAAAAATTTATGTCTTGGACAGTTAGACTGATGTATCACAGGCAATAAAGGCTACCTTCGCACGCCGCTGTTTCCTTTGTGCATCACTTCCTCTTGAATCTTGATCAGGATTAATGTAATCCAATAGATCGGACACACTGCAACAAAGGGTCAATGATTTTGATCATCCAAGCTATAGTTGTAGGTCTAAGGAAAAGTAATGTGAGAATACCATATCAATACCTAAGGTGGCCTTTGCTTGCTATGGATGCATCTGGCTTTGGAGTTCCATTTCTCGCTGCTTCTTGCTGCTCCAGGGCTTTTGATTCAAAATATTCAAGCCAAGCAGCAGCATCCTGCGTTATAAATTGAAACACCTCAATCAGTAGTAAATACCAATTTCTTCAACGCATAGACAGCCTACAATCTCAAGTAGACATTACTGCCTTACAGTCACACAAAAAAGGTCAGACATACCATCAACTGTGATTTTTTGGGAAAAGATAAAAGTAGAGATGCTGGACGTTCCAACATGATGGTGAATCTCATGAAGTTTAAGACTCTTTTAAACATGAAAAGCAATGGCCaacaaatcaaaatcatatattttCTGGTTACCTGCGTACGAAGATCTTCTGGTCCAAGCTTCACTTGGAGTATTTTGAGAGTAGTTTGCTCATGTTGAACACTAAGGGAATACGCTTCCATCAGTGACAGAGCAATAGCTATTGCGTGATAACTTGCAGCTGTCTGtcagacaaaaaaaattattcagcATGCCTACCTGATTTAAGAGCGAGCTAGAACTAAAATGCAACTTTTTGGGAAGAGGCGAGAGAAAAGTGACCTGTATGTGATCAACTCCTAATAATCTCTGGTTGCATTTCAGAGCTTCATGCAGATATCTGAGAGCAATGTGAACATTTCCCATACCCTCTTCCATCATAGCCACGTTGATGTATGTTGCAGCCGTATTAGGATGAAACAGTCCACAGGTGAAATGAAGGAGGAATAGAGCACGGTTTACATATCTACAAGTAAAGTGCAAAGAACAAACAACACAAATTTacaagaagaaaatgaaaattattaaatataaacacATTGAGAGAGaaccaattaaattaaaaacttagcATTTATTAGTTCAGTTTCCGAGTAAATGCTTAATAACAACAATGTGGTGAAGGAAAAGATCTGGTATACTAcgtataaacaaaacaaatgtgaATAGAGAATTGTCAAATGGaccaaaaatatgtttttttatttacctcAAAGCCAACTCAATGTGTTGAAGACGATAATAAAACACTGAAAGATCTCCATAGCTTTTCATTGTATCCGGATGGTCAAGCCCAAGTTCCCTCTCATTAATATCTAGAGCCTTTTGTTGATAGATAGTTGCCTGGTAAGAAATAGAAACAAAATAAGATAATCCCACTAAAATTTATATCGTCAATTGGTAGATAGATAATACCTAATTTTGGAATTTAAGTGCACATAAACATGCTCTCAATATCTTGTTCTTTTGCATCACTGCTTTAACTGatatgtatttttgtttttttgaattGAGAACTGATAGGCATTAAGAGATAACATActccaataactttttaaataaatttttgattcttGAACTCATTTACTAAATGAAGCTAAGAgcttcaaaaatatattttatgtactATTCCCCCCACTGTCGCCATACCCTTGCAATATCCAAGAGCACTTTGCGCAAAAAGTGATTCCTTTTCATACAATCCTAGCACTTTACTGCACCATCTTATCCTTAGCTTTTAAAGATTGTTCTAGTCTAATGATAAAGACTAGTTCCTGGGGTTATATAGAacctaaaatcaaaaaaaaaaaacaaatttctaAAATCATAGCTAGTATTGAAGATAAGGTACCATTACCTGATTAAAATCTCCAGTGTGGTAAAGAACTACAGCAAGAAGGCTGTAAGCACTTGCAGTCGTTCGATGATAGGGACCGCATACAGCTATCATCTTTGCTAGCGCCTTCAACGCAAATACATCAAATTATGAGACTAATGAACAACTAAACAGATAAAGGAACTAATGCAGTTTTCATTTATATTTAGTGAACGAGTTTACACCTTTGTTCCATAATTAACAGCATCCTCTAGCTTTCCTTTATCAAGAGCAATCTTGGATGACTCTAGTAAAGTCCGTCCATCTGCTGAAGAGCATCCAACATGCTGTGCAGCATAGCACAAACATCTATTATATTGAGTTAATATTAACTACACTAAAATTCAGATCAACAGAAGACAGGCTCCAACCTTACACACAGGAAAAATGCTGATAATGTCAGACTTTCTAAATGGATTTGGGCATTCCATATCATAATCTCTTGAAACCAACTCCAGTCCAACCTAGTACAAAATTATTCATAAGAACCATGCTTCAAATATGTCTTAGCAGCCAAAATACATTTTAAAGGAGGTTACCTTATGACAAAGTCCTCTAAGGATTGAAAACTTTCTCAATTGCAGAAACTCGTCTTTTAATGTCCAATTATATCTTCTGGAAAGAAATGCTTGCAACCAATGCGATTTTAGAATATGATCATCCTTCATATTTCGGTCATCATCCTCCATGCCATATGTTCCAAGTAAGAAGTTCAGAGAAGAAGCTATGGCTGCCGATATGTCTGCTACATTGTCCACAGATGCAATAACTGCTTTGACTATGTGCTTGAAAGCTCTAGTAATCATCTCATGGATGCAAAGTGATTGTATGTGAGGAAGTTTTTCTGCCAGTTCAACCTGATTCCAGAAAGACCAGGACAAAATAAATGGAAtagtattattattaaaacataaGAAGTCTAGAATTTTTAAATGACAAGTTTTCACCAGAGTAGTTTTACATTTTTGTTACAGAACAAGGATTTTATAACTACAAACAGATGGATTCAAAAGATGCAAGATTTACAAGTATCACGAGTTTCATCCACCAATATgcttaaagaagaagaaaattttaTAACTTGTACATATAGATGGACAGGCAGCCAGAAAACCACGCAGAATGACACATACCACTTTACCCAAAGAGCGAATCTGCAGTCCCCTTAAATGCATGAAGTCAGTCAGTGTACGGCCATCCACAGGGGAAAGTTCAAGCGAGCCAAAGTCCGTTACCTGATGAAACATGaaatctataaaatataaacaaaaccaagtcaaATTTCCTTGTCTAGCACGATCTATTATAGAAAAAGAGTATACCAGCTTTGGCAAAGCAATTTCATCATAGTATTTGTATGCCATTTCGATAAGCTCATCTCCTGACTGTTGCAATAGGGAAACTAATAACAGTTAGCCCAAAAGACAAGCAGATAAAGCAACACTTCTACATAAAGAACTACAGTACAACCTTTAAATGAAGGCCAGTTCCCGTTTCTTTCAAATGCAAGAATGCTTCTTCAGATATCATTTCCTTCAGTTCATTCTCACAATTGGGCTCCCCATTGCTATGTTGTCCCACATCAGTTCCTACATTCAGTCTGCAAGGGCCAGTGTCATTTTCTTCCTTCTCAAGGCTACTATCTTCACCAGTTATTTTTCCCCTCttcttcaaaaatttaaattcctttCCTAGACCTTTCACAGCGTGTTCAGTCTTAATCTGCTGCACCTCAGAGTGTTTAGAATCAGTATCGGTTAGACTTTCCTGCTTTTGCAGATGTTGCAACCAACATGAACCCAGTTCCCATCTAATGGGTCTTTCAGATGCAATTGGTGTCGTGTCCAGTTTGGTCAAACTTTCTTTAACTATTTGCCGAACAAGAGATCTAGGTGCTTCTATATCATCAAAGATGGAGTGAGATGGCTGACCTCCAGATGTTTCCAGAAAGCAAGAATTATGCAGCAGAACCCTTAAGCTGCAAAAGATTTTGTGACCTATGAGTTCAGACATTTATCAAAGCGCATACATTCATCAATAATATATTTCCCTGGTAAGAATTGTTATACTCTCAATAAACACTTAAAAAGATTGACCTGTCCCAGATAATTGCACCATAATAACCTTGTGTTTCCGATCTTAACTTTTTCTAATGGAAACAAAATGTTTCGATTGGGTTTAATCATCAGCTGGGAACAAAAAATACAATCCAAGGATGCTTCTCAGTAATACTTCCCTTATGGTTCATAAAGTTTCAAATAGCATTCCATCACATTATTGTATAAGGTTCTCAAAAATTATGCAATCAGAATGAGATTCTCCTTTCAGTAAGGATCCCAACACAAGCTCATGAATGTCTTTCTCCAAAAGAATTGACAGAAACTGTACTAAATCATTACTTCACATATGATGTACACAAACAAGTCTCATACAAGAGCCACAAGCTAATATCTACTTGAAATACTCTTGTTTGTGATTGGTATGGGAAGTATCCCCAAAAACATTCTATCAACATACCAGCTGAACCATGGGTATCACTTACCATTGATTTCTGTCTGCAACATATTCTAGCATAAATACTATATCAACTTATTTTGGCAGGTCAGAAAATACTTCTGATGAAAACAGAACTGGATCGAAGTTCAGACCTGTTAATGTTAAGAGAATTAGACCCTCCATCTGGTTGATCAGGTATTTCAATATCTTGAGCCTTGCCGTTTCTCTTCTTTACTTCACCGACAACTCTTACTGTGGCAGTGTATCCACAGTGTCTCACAATGACCATACCCAGTGAAGAAGTATCCTATAAAAAATGATGATGTCATTTCAGCATTTGTGGCTCATAAGAAATATTTGAAAGTCTAATCATCCACATAAGCTTAGCATTCTACCATTTAAATGATCTTCACATTCAACAAGTTGAGAGGGTTTGGCCATGCAACGTATATTAATAAAAGGCTGCACGAGAGAGGGGTTTAAAAGTTTCAATGTGAAGAGGCTATGAGGAGAAGACCAAAGAATATAGGGATGTTAGCAGTAAGAATGATACTACCACAATTCTACAGAGAACGAGGTCTTGACAAGTAGCCTGGAAAAATGAGATTGACAAAGTTAATGCGGAAGAAGTTAAGAATTAAGTCAAATcccctttcttttcttttgttttgttattgTTTATCTTTTTCTTCAGAGGGAAGAACTAACTGGATTTAGATAGGTTTATTCCTTAAGATTGTTAATATGTGTTTCATATTAGCTCCTGCAACACACAAAATAAAGACTTAAATACAATGTATGCAGTGGATGAGGGGATGTGTGTGTTTGTATGAATGACCAAATGAGTGAGCAGGAAAAGGAAAGCTGTTGGAGGTACGAAAGAAGATAGGATGAGGTAATAAAGGCCATAGCTGGAGAGACATAAGATAAGAAACTTAA
This window of the Mercurialis annua linkage group LG5, ddMerAnnu1.2, whole genome shotgun sequence genome carries:
- the LOC126682163 gene encoding probable LRR receptor-like serine/threonine-protein kinase At3g47570 is translated as MKCNNSVSLVLILLCSVGLQCLKVDVVSENDNTDRLALLKFKEGISGDPNQVLNSWNDSLPFCSWFGIACSFRHQRVVSLVLEGQNLVGSISPYTGNLSFLRVINLQNNSLQGEVPQEVGRLFRLEEFLLNNNILQGEIPINLTGCSRLRMIGLQGNNLSGKIPAQLGSLFKLEVLSLSSNHLRGEIPAALGNLSFLKTFRVTYNRLVGIIPDDIGRRLTKLEIFHVGANQLSGIIPPTIFNISSLNVLVFTQNRFNGSLPESIDLPNLTFFGIGDNYLSGPIPNSLFNCSKLEIIDLGWNYFAGQVPTIVGNLKNLWRIRLHGNDLGSNSSNDLAFVTSLNNCTKLKILDFGRNNFGGVLPNSVANLSTELTLFYFGGNEIGGVIPDGLENLINLVGLVMNYNLITGIVPSYFGKFQKLQILDFFGNRLSGQIPTSLSNLTRLTMLYLSRNLFEGTIPSGIGNLENLIVLAIAHNNLIGTIPHEILGLTSLSQAIDLSHNSLTGNLPPEIGKLISLTAFFVSGNNLSGEIPREIGNCLSLEFLEMQDNAFQGTLPSSLTSLKSLQYLDLSGNNLTGRIPEGLQDMEYLIHLNLSYNNLEGELPTEGIFRNASAILLTGNNKLCGGIPELNLSKCPKKVLKKGKSLNLKLAIIIPCVSICVIFILAFFLMHRKRKFDKDSSSSSLMMNHILPKISYRDLYKATNGFSSDNLIGSGGFGYVYKGLLDEVEGPVAVKVLKLEQKGASKSFIAECKVLLNIRHRNLVKMLTFCSSIDEKLNEFKALVFEFMVNGSLEMWLHSDSSRGNQASFLQRLDIAIDIASALHYLHDLCERPIIHCDLKPSNVLLDDHMVAHVCDFGQATFLSPSNESSQSRSVTTGIKGTVGYAAPEYGMGCPASKEGDVYSYGILLLELFSRRRPTDEMFEDGFDLREFVKAALPQQLMQNVDHRLLALEMDQSNAVTSTDQNIIGECEYTKIENFVLSILVIGLNCSSRSPRDRMSAKDVIGQLHLIKNAFLDGSPA
- the LOC126682162 gene encoding protein REDUCED CHLOROPLAST COVERAGE 3 gives rise to the protein MAPRSGRGKSNKAKSDKKRKEDRVVVPSLVDITVITPYDTHVVLKGISTDKILDVKKLLAVNVQTCHLTNCSFSHEVKGQRLNDKVEIVTLKPCVLKMVEEDYTEEAQAVAHVRRFLDIVACTTRFSKPKRPPPSPSTPPSTESKLRKSNTTLTTGPSAPSDANGTLASTTLAAPENMDMAAIHPTPKLSDFYEFFSFSHLSPPILNLKRCNSKDSEQRRDGDYFEIQIKICNGKLIHVVASAKGFYTLGKKFSQSHSLVDLLQNLSRAFANAYDSLMKAFIEHNKFGNLPYGFRANTWLVPPLVAESPSNFPPQPTEDESWGGNGGGQGRNGEYDLRPWATDFAILAGLPCKTEEERVIRDRKAFLLHSQFVDVAIFKAVGVISQLLNHSSHAREVNFHSGSTSFEERVGDLSIVVKRDAADASMNSSEKVDGNQFSGTSAREVAQRNLLKGVTADESVVVHDTSSLGMVIVRHCGYTATVRVVGEVKKRNGKAQDIEIPDQPDGGSNSLNINSLRVLLHNSCFLETSGGQPSHSIFDDIEAPRSLVRQIVKESLTKLDTTPIASERPIRWELGSCWLQHLQKQESLTDTDSKHSEVQQIKTEHAVKGLGKEFKFLKKRGKITGEDSSLEKEENDTGPCRLNVGTDVGQHSNGEPNCENELKEMISEEAFLHLKETGTGLHLKSGDELIEMAYKYYDEIALPKLVTDFGSLELSPVDGRTLTDFMHLRGLQIRSLGKVVELAEKLPHIQSLCIHEMITRAFKHIVKAVIASVDNVADISAAIASSLNFLLGTYGMEDDDRNMKDDHILKSHWLQAFLSRRYNWTLKDEFLQLRKFSILRGLCHKVGLELVSRDYDMECPNPFRKSDIISIFPVCKHVGCSSADGRTLLESSKIALDKGKLEDAVNYGTKALAKMIAVCGPYHRTTASAYSLLAVVLYHTGDFNQATIYQQKALDINERELGLDHPDTMKSYGDLSVFYYRLQHIELALRYVNRALFLLHFTCGLFHPNTAATYINVAMMEEGMGNVHIALRYLHEALKCNQRLLGVDHIQTAASYHAIAIALSLMEAYSLSVQHEQTTLKILQVKLGPEDLRTQDAAAWLEYFESKALEQQEAARNGTPKPDASIASKGHLSVSDLLDYINPDQDSRGSDAQRKQRRAKVLQNSEKGHQDEIVEDTTVLNGSENAMSLAGGNAEEAKLDTVQLEESEKKVLDVVQLEESEKKVNVPAYSAKVTSEVVEESTTEEGWQEANPRGRLGNTGGRKSGRRRPALEKLNVNRSEYSNSRESNYRREIISSAKKAIPRTSTTQLIPSKQPKTHGPSVGEDSNKLQQKACVPKPSSSPANLTAMASKSISYKEVAVAPPGTILKPLLDMVDESNQKKPEAQTCSIQHEMVNEEETKIISVIDNIQDDADTDGNYDGGTQSENSSSEIDETSSSSHQENFSEKNGSKLSASAEPFNPGALSLVRPVNSAAMSIYDVRASQGMLSETVAPPLAARVPCGPRSPLYYRTTRSYRMKQGLLKYTTPMTMPPRSMNPHAPEFVPRKAWQANFGSRGTDISYESNDSSEASKSEEEKLDKENNHEVKVSSSRKTSSESEKAELARQILLSFIVNSVKNNVDAGSEPVPNEKKRVSSGSSSDAIANDSAIIKILYGNEGKTNPATQVDGDEESKTLDVNSKNNGDGEGFTVVTRRRRNKQFSNGVSKLYNQQSICASVS